In Drosophila yakuba strain Tai18E2 chromosome X, Prin_Dyak_Tai18E2_2.1, whole genome shotgun sequence, a single genomic region encodes these proteins:
- the LOC6524910 gene encoding ran-binding protein 16 isoform X1 yields the protein MDIQQLEVLCKQLYEATDIRIRAEAEKALVTFVSSQDALPKCQLLLDRADSSYAQLLAASTLTKLIQGLSLEQRIDIRSYALNYLATVPNLQHFVVQALVTLLAKITKFGWFDSFKEEMVFQNLLEDVKKFLQGSVEHCTIGVQILSQLVCEMNSVVEMDVHLSFSKNRKIATSYRDQQLFETFLLSCSLLITARDNSKNINFMDESQQALISHVLRLTKNCLSFDFIGSSTDESADDMNNVQIPTAWRPAFLDSNTLKLFFDLYQILPNGLASYSISCLVQMTSVRRSLFSNSERTKFLTHLVEGVRDILNTLHGLSDPDNYHEFCRLLARLKSNYQLGELIAVPCYAEAIQLIAKFTVQSLHVWLFAPNSVHYLLTLWQRMVASVPYVKSPDPHLLGTYTPEVIKAYIDSRLDAVPVIVRDNLDDPLDDLCMVQQQLEQLSVIERCEYNKTVSLLVQHFDQKAREYENLLQTPNANTIDITIHELQLTWLVYIIGSAIVGRLSVTTSDEHDTMDAELVIRVLQLMSLTDARLPQAGCEKLELAILSFLDQVRKMHSSEQAQKANLNKRLSEVFGLSDEQMLLSFINRKIITNLKFWGRSEPIITKTLMLLSDLSVHFNSVRKLARLEEVQFMLTHHTSEHFPFLGTNSTLSEMRCRTMFYTSLGRLLMFDLGEDEERFYNFLEPLTNQFESLGSVLMDNNIFSNEEAKKAIIGLARDLRGLALPLNARIQYTMLFEWLYYADYLPILLRAMELWAHDPAVTTPILKLFAELVHCRTQRLAGNVSSPMGILLFREASKLICIYGNRILHQEVPRDRLYPMRLKGIAICFLILKNSLGGNYVNCGVFKLYGDDTLDSVLNIIAKLILTIEQSDLLEYPKLSTAYYNLLNCLSQDHVSYLAALEPAAFVYILKSLTKGLAALDSAIYISCCTILDSIVSYIFKQLQMKVSTFPNKKLRSLNQENAQFLKVVEMNSELLQSMMSSLLNNVLAEDCRNQWSMSRPLLVLILLYEDYYRSLKDRIICGQPIEKQQTMAQWFDDLMVGIERNVSSKNKEKFTQNLSTFRRDVVNLPKSTTGGADYIATNASSAADQNANSGNHSMVRRFRVIDQCATVDSNPVSLSPRHISANGELEEHWWLFD from the exons ATG GATATACAACAACTGGAGGTGCTTTGCAAGCAACTCTATGAAGCCACAGACATAAGAATACGTGCCGAGGCGGAAAAAGCCCTAGTCACATTTGTAAGCAGCCAGGATGCGCTGCCCAAATGCCAGTTGCTGCTGGACAGAGCCGATTCCAGCTACGCCCAGTTACTGGCCGCCTCCACACTCACCAAACTCATTCAGGGATTAAGTCTGGAGCAAAGGATTGACATTCGCAGCTATGCTCTTAACTATCTGGCCACCGTACCCAATCTGCAGCACTTTGTTGTCCAGGCCTTGGTTACTCTGCTGGCGAAGATAACCAAGTTCGGATGGTTCGATTCGTTCAAGGAGGAAATGGTGTTCCAAAACCTATTGGAAGATGTCAAAAAGTTCTTGCAG GGCTCCGTGGAGCACTGCACCATTGGCGTCCAAATTCTGTCACAACTGGTTTGTGAGATGAACTCAGTTGTCGAGATGGACGTGCACCTGTCCTTCTCCAAAAATCGCAAAATAGCCACATCGTATCGGGACCAGCAACTCTTTGAAACCTTTCTGCTATCCTGCTCTCTGCTGATCACAGCCCGTGATAATAGCAAAAACATTAACTTCATGGACGAGTCGCAGCAAGC gtTAATATCACACGTCTTACGTCTAACGAAAAATTGCCTGAGCTTCGACTTCATTGGCAGTTCCACAGATGAGTCTGCGGATGATATGAACAACGTTCAG ATACCCACAGCTTGGCGTCCTGCATTCTTAGATTCGAACACACTTAAACTCTTTTTTGATTTATACCAAATTTTGCCCAATGGTTTAGCTAGCTACTCCATATCCTGCCTGGTTCAAATGACATCTGTGCGTCGCTCTCTTTTTAGTAATTCTGAGAGAACAAAATTTCTAACGCACTTGGTAGAAGGAGTCAGAGATATTTTAAATACCCTCCAC GGCTTGAGTGACCCAGATAACTATCACGAGTTCTGCCGTTTGCTAGCTCGTCTTAAGTCTAATTATCAATTGGGTGAACTTATAGCGGTCCCATGTTATGCAGAAGCAATCCAACTAATAGCTAAGTTTACTGTCCAATCCctacat GTATGGCTTTTTGCACCGAACAGTGTACATTACTTACTCACACTTTGGCAACGCATGGTTGCGTCTGTACCATATGTAAAGTCCCCGGATCCGCATTTGCTAGGTACCTACACCCCGGAGGTTATCAAAGCCTATATTGACTCGCGCCTGGATGCTGTTCCTGTTATTGTCCGTGACAACTTGGATGATCCCCTAGACGATCTGTGTATGGTGCAGCAACAGCTGGAGCAACTGTCGGTAATCGAAAGGTGCGAGTATAACAAGACGGTTAGTCTGCTTGTCCAGCATTTCGATCAAAAAGCCCGAGAGTATGAGAACTTGCTGCAGACGCCTAACGCTAATACCATAGATATCACTATACACGAGCTACAATTAACGTGGCTGGTGTATATAATTGGGTCGGCAATAGTGGGTCGCCTCTCGGTTACGACAAGCGATGAGCATGACACAATGGACGCGGAGCTCGTGATAAGGGTCCTGCAACTGATGAGCCTCACCGATGCTCGATTGCCCCAAGCGGGTTGCGAAAAGCTGGAGCTGGCGATACTGAGCTTTTTGGACCAGGTCCGAAAAATGCATAGCAGCGAGCAGGCGCAAAAAGCCAATTTGAACAAGAGACTTAGCGAGGTCTTTGGACTGAGTGACGAGCAAATGcttttaagttttattaatCGCAAAAT aattacaaatttaaagttttgggGACGCTCTGAGCCGATTATCACCAAAACCCTGATGTTATTATCCGATCTCTCTGTGCATTTTAATTCTGTGCGCAAACTGGCACGTCTAGAAGAAGTCCAGTTTATGCTTACACATCACACAAGCGAACATTTCCCATTCCTAGGAACGAATTCCACTTTGAGCGAGATGAGATGTCGCACAATGTTCTATACTTCATTAGGCCGATTACTGATGTTCGATTTGGGCGAGGATGAAGAAAGATTCTACAATTTTTTGGAACCTTTAACAA ATCAATTCGAGTCCCTTGGCTCTGTGCTGATGGACAATAACATCTTCTCTAATGAAGAGGCTAAAAAGGCCATTATTGGCTTGGCTCGAGACCTCCGTGGATTAGCGCTGCCGCTCAACGCGCGCATTCAATACACCATGCTTTTCGAATGGTTGTATTATGCAGACTATTTGCCCATACTATTGCGTGCGATGGAGCTGTGGGCTCACGATCCTGCCGTTACGACACCAATTCTAAAATTGTTTGCCGAACTAGTGCATTGCCGCACCCAAAGGCTGGCAGGCAATGTATCCAGCCCAATGGGCATTCTCCTATTCCGCGAGGCCTCGaaactaatttgtatatacGGCAATCGCATTCTGCACCAAGAAGTTCCACGTGATCGACTTTACCCGATGAGACTGAAGGGAATTGCCATATGCTTCTTGATCTTAAAGAACTCACTTGGCGGCAACTATGTCAATTGTGGGGTATTTAAATTGTACGGAGATGATACATTGGACAGTGTACTCAATATTATCGCCAAGTTGATTCTTACCATAGAACAGAGCGATTTACTT GAATACCCAAAATTATCAACGGCCTACTACAACTTACTAAATTGTCTGTCGCAAGATCATGTTTCTTACTTGGCTGCCTTGGAGCCTGCTGCATTcgtttacattttaaaaagtcTTACCAAAGGACTGGCCGCATTAG ACTCGGCCATTTATATAAGTTGCTGCACAATTTTGGATAGTATTGTGTCGTACATTTTTAAACAGCTTCAGATGAAAG TTTCTACATTTCCAAACAAAAAGCTCCGTAGCTTAAATCAAGAAAATGCGCAATTCTTAAAG GTTGTTGAAATGAATTCTGAGTTACTCCAGAGTATGATGTCCTCATTACTGAACAACGTGTTGGCAGAGGATTGTCGAAACCAGTGGTCCATGTCACGTCCATTGCTGGTTCTCATATTACTTTATGAGGACTATTACCG ATCCTTAAAGGATAGAATTATCTGTGGTCAACCAATTGAAAAGCAACAGACAATGGCGCAATGGTTCGATGATCTGATGGTCGGCATTGAGCGAAATGTTTCCagtaaaaacaaagaaaa ATTCACACAGAATTTGTCAACATTTCGGCGCGATGTAGTTAACCTGCCAAAGTCCACAACAG GCGGTGCTGATTACATCGCGACAAACGCATCTTCAGCAGCGGATCAAAATGCGAATTCCGGGAACCATTCCATGGTTCGG CGTTTTCGTGTGATCGACCAATGTGCGACGGTGGATTCGAACCCAGTGAGCCTGAGTCCTCGCCACATTAGTGCTAACGGAGAGCTCGAGGAGCATTGGTGGTTATTCGATTGA
- the LOC6524910 gene encoding ran-binding protein 16 isoform X4: MDIQQLEVLCKQLYEATDIRIRAEAEKALVTFVSSQDALPKCQLLLDRADSSYAQLLAASTLTKLIQGLSLEQRIDIRSYALNYLATVPNLQHFVVQALVTLLAKITKFGWFDSFKEEMVFQNLLEDVKKFLQGSVEHCTIGVQILSQLVCEMNSVVEMDVHLSFSKNRKIATSYRDQQLFETFLLSCSLLITARDNSKNINFMDESQQALISHVLRLTKNCLSFDFIGSSTDESADDMNNVQIPTAWRPAFLDSNTLKLFFDLYQILPNGLASYSISCLVQMTSVRRSLFSNSERTKFLTHLVEGVRDILNTLHGLSDPDNYHEFCRLLARLKSNYQLGELIAVPCYAEAIQLIAKFTVQSLHVWLFAPNSVHYLLTLWQRMVASVPYVKSPDPHLLGTYTPEVIKAYIDSRLDAVPVIVRDNLDDPLDDLCMVQQQLEQLSVIERCEYNKTVSLLVQHFDQKAREYENLLQTPNANTIDITIHELQLTWLVYIIGSAIVGRLSVTTSDEHDTMDAELVIRVLQLMSLTDARLPQAGCEKLELAILSFLDQVRKMHSSEQAQKANLNKRLSEVFGLSDEQMLLSFINRKIITNLKFWGRSEPIITKTLMLLSDLSVHFNSVRKLARLEEVQFMLTHHTSEHFPFLGTNSTLSEMRCRTMFYTSLGRLLMFDLGEDEERFYNFLEPLTNQFESLGSVLMDNNIFSNEEAKKAIIGLARDLRGLALPLNARIQYTMLFEWLYYADYLPILLRAMELWAHDPAVTTPILKLFAELVHCRTQRLAGNVSSPMGILLFREASKLICIYGNRILHQEVPRDRLYPMRLKGIAICFLILKNSLGGNYVNCGVFKLYGDDTLDSVLNIIAKLILTIEQSDLLEYPKLSTAYYNLLNCLSQDHVSYLAALEPAAFVYILKSLTKGLAALDSAIYISCCTILDSIVSYIFKQLQMKVSTFPNKKLRSLNQENAQFLKVVEMNSELLQSMMSSLLNNVLAEDCRNQWSMSRPLLVLILLYEDYYRSLKDRIICGQPIEKQQTMAQWFDDLMVGIERNVSSKNKEKFTQNLSTFRRDVVNLPKSTTAFSCDRPMCDGGFEPSEPESSPH; encoded by the exons ATG GATATACAACAACTGGAGGTGCTTTGCAAGCAACTCTATGAAGCCACAGACATAAGAATACGTGCCGAGGCGGAAAAAGCCCTAGTCACATTTGTAAGCAGCCAGGATGCGCTGCCCAAATGCCAGTTGCTGCTGGACAGAGCCGATTCCAGCTACGCCCAGTTACTGGCCGCCTCCACACTCACCAAACTCATTCAGGGATTAAGTCTGGAGCAAAGGATTGACATTCGCAGCTATGCTCTTAACTATCTGGCCACCGTACCCAATCTGCAGCACTTTGTTGTCCAGGCCTTGGTTACTCTGCTGGCGAAGATAACCAAGTTCGGATGGTTCGATTCGTTCAAGGAGGAAATGGTGTTCCAAAACCTATTGGAAGATGTCAAAAAGTTCTTGCAG GGCTCCGTGGAGCACTGCACCATTGGCGTCCAAATTCTGTCACAACTGGTTTGTGAGATGAACTCAGTTGTCGAGATGGACGTGCACCTGTCCTTCTCCAAAAATCGCAAAATAGCCACATCGTATCGGGACCAGCAACTCTTTGAAACCTTTCTGCTATCCTGCTCTCTGCTGATCACAGCCCGTGATAATAGCAAAAACATTAACTTCATGGACGAGTCGCAGCAAGC gtTAATATCACACGTCTTACGTCTAACGAAAAATTGCCTGAGCTTCGACTTCATTGGCAGTTCCACAGATGAGTCTGCGGATGATATGAACAACGTTCAG ATACCCACAGCTTGGCGTCCTGCATTCTTAGATTCGAACACACTTAAACTCTTTTTTGATTTATACCAAATTTTGCCCAATGGTTTAGCTAGCTACTCCATATCCTGCCTGGTTCAAATGACATCTGTGCGTCGCTCTCTTTTTAGTAATTCTGAGAGAACAAAATTTCTAACGCACTTGGTAGAAGGAGTCAGAGATATTTTAAATACCCTCCAC GGCTTGAGTGACCCAGATAACTATCACGAGTTCTGCCGTTTGCTAGCTCGTCTTAAGTCTAATTATCAATTGGGTGAACTTATAGCGGTCCCATGTTATGCAGAAGCAATCCAACTAATAGCTAAGTTTACTGTCCAATCCctacat GTATGGCTTTTTGCACCGAACAGTGTACATTACTTACTCACACTTTGGCAACGCATGGTTGCGTCTGTACCATATGTAAAGTCCCCGGATCCGCATTTGCTAGGTACCTACACCCCGGAGGTTATCAAAGCCTATATTGACTCGCGCCTGGATGCTGTTCCTGTTATTGTCCGTGACAACTTGGATGATCCCCTAGACGATCTGTGTATGGTGCAGCAACAGCTGGAGCAACTGTCGGTAATCGAAAGGTGCGAGTATAACAAGACGGTTAGTCTGCTTGTCCAGCATTTCGATCAAAAAGCCCGAGAGTATGAGAACTTGCTGCAGACGCCTAACGCTAATACCATAGATATCACTATACACGAGCTACAATTAACGTGGCTGGTGTATATAATTGGGTCGGCAATAGTGGGTCGCCTCTCGGTTACGACAAGCGATGAGCATGACACAATGGACGCGGAGCTCGTGATAAGGGTCCTGCAACTGATGAGCCTCACCGATGCTCGATTGCCCCAAGCGGGTTGCGAAAAGCTGGAGCTGGCGATACTGAGCTTTTTGGACCAGGTCCGAAAAATGCATAGCAGCGAGCAGGCGCAAAAAGCCAATTTGAACAAGAGACTTAGCGAGGTCTTTGGACTGAGTGACGAGCAAATGcttttaagttttattaatCGCAAAAT aattacaaatttaaagttttgggGACGCTCTGAGCCGATTATCACCAAAACCCTGATGTTATTATCCGATCTCTCTGTGCATTTTAATTCTGTGCGCAAACTGGCACGTCTAGAAGAAGTCCAGTTTATGCTTACACATCACACAAGCGAACATTTCCCATTCCTAGGAACGAATTCCACTTTGAGCGAGATGAGATGTCGCACAATGTTCTATACTTCATTAGGCCGATTACTGATGTTCGATTTGGGCGAGGATGAAGAAAGATTCTACAATTTTTTGGAACCTTTAACAA ATCAATTCGAGTCCCTTGGCTCTGTGCTGATGGACAATAACATCTTCTCTAATGAAGAGGCTAAAAAGGCCATTATTGGCTTGGCTCGAGACCTCCGTGGATTAGCGCTGCCGCTCAACGCGCGCATTCAATACACCATGCTTTTCGAATGGTTGTATTATGCAGACTATTTGCCCATACTATTGCGTGCGATGGAGCTGTGGGCTCACGATCCTGCCGTTACGACACCAATTCTAAAATTGTTTGCCGAACTAGTGCATTGCCGCACCCAAAGGCTGGCAGGCAATGTATCCAGCCCAATGGGCATTCTCCTATTCCGCGAGGCCTCGaaactaatttgtatatacGGCAATCGCATTCTGCACCAAGAAGTTCCACGTGATCGACTTTACCCGATGAGACTGAAGGGAATTGCCATATGCTTCTTGATCTTAAAGAACTCACTTGGCGGCAACTATGTCAATTGTGGGGTATTTAAATTGTACGGAGATGATACATTGGACAGTGTACTCAATATTATCGCCAAGTTGATTCTTACCATAGAACAGAGCGATTTACTT GAATACCCAAAATTATCAACGGCCTACTACAACTTACTAAATTGTCTGTCGCAAGATCATGTTTCTTACTTGGCTGCCTTGGAGCCTGCTGCATTcgtttacattttaaaaagtcTTACCAAAGGACTGGCCGCATTAG ACTCGGCCATTTATATAAGTTGCTGCACAATTTTGGATAGTATTGTGTCGTACATTTTTAAACAGCTTCAGATGAAAG TTTCTACATTTCCAAACAAAAAGCTCCGTAGCTTAAATCAAGAAAATGCGCAATTCTTAAAG GTTGTTGAAATGAATTCTGAGTTACTCCAGAGTATGATGTCCTCATTACTGAACAACGTGTTGGCAGAGGATTGTCGAAACCAGTGGTCCATGTCACGTCCATTGCTGGTTCTCATATTACTTTATGAGGACTATTACCG ATCCTTAAAGGATAGAATTATCTGTGGTCAACCAATTGAAAAGCAACAGACAATGGCGCAATGGTTCGATGATCTGATGGTCGGCATTGAGCGAAATGTTTCCagtaaaaacaaagaaaa ATTCACACAGAATTTGTCAACATTTCGGCGCGATGTAGTTAACCTGCCAAAGTCCACAACAG CGTTTTCGTGTGATCGACCAATGTGCGACGGTGGATTCGAACCCAGTGAGCCTGAGTCCTCGCCACATTAG
- the LOC6524910 gene encoding ran-binding protein 16 isoform X2, translating into MDIQQLEVLCKQLYEATDIRIRAEAEKALVTFVSSQDALPKCQLLLDRADSSYAQLLAASTLTKLIQGLSLEQRIDIRSYALNYLATVPNLQHFVVQALVTLLAKITKFGWFDSFKEEMVFQNLLEDVKKFLQGSVEHCTIGVQILSQLVCEMNSVVEMDVHLSFSKNRKIATSYRDQQLFETFLLSCSLLITARDNSKNINFMDESQQALISHVLRLTKNCLSFDFIGSSTDESADDMNNVQIPTAWRPAFLDSNTLKLFFDLYQILPNGLASYSISCLVQMTSVRRSLFSNSERTKFLTHLVEGVRDILNTLHGLSDPDNYHEFCRLLARLKSNYQLGELIAVPCYAEAIQLIAKFTVQSLHVWLFAPNSVHYLLTLWQRMVASVPYVKSPDPHLLGTYTPEVIKAYIDSRLDAVPVIVRDNLDDPLDDLCMVQQQLEQLSVIERCEYNKTVSLLVQHFDQKAREYENLLQTPNANTIDITIHELQLTWLVYIIGSAIVGRLSVTTSDEHDTMDAELVIRVLQLMSLTDARLPQAGCEKLELAILSFLDQVRKMHSSEQAQKANLNKRLSEVFGLSDEQMLLSFINRKIITNLKFWGRSEPIITKTLMLLSDLSVHFNSVRKLARLEEVQFMLTHHTSEHFPFLGTNSTLSEMRCRTMFYTSLGRLLMFDLGEDEERFYNFLEPLTNQFESLGSVLMDNNIFSNEEAKKAIIGLARDLRGLALPLNARIQYTMLFEWLYYADYLPILLRAMELWAHDPAVTTPILKLFAELVHCRTQRLAGNVSSPMGILLFREASKLICIYGNRILHQEVPRDRLYPMRLKGIAICFLILKNSLGGNYVNCGVFKLYGDDTLDSVLNIIAKLILTIEQSDLLEYPKLSTAYYNLLNCLSQDHVSYLAALEPAAFVYILKSLTKGLAALDSAIYISCCTILDSIVSYIFKQLQMKVSTFPNKKLRSLNQENAQFLKVVEMNSELLQSMMSSLLNNVLAEDCRNQWSMSRPLLVLILLYEDYYRSLKDRIICGQPIEKQQTMAQWFDDLMVGIERNVSSKNKEKFTQNLSTFRRDVVNLPKSTTGGADYIATNASSAADQNANSGNHSMVRKRKRGK; encoded by the exons ATG GATATACAACAACTGGAGGTGCTTTGCAAGCAACTCTATGAAGCCACAGACATAAGAATACGTGCCGAGGCGGAAAAAGCCCTAGTCACATTTGTAAGCAGCCAGGATGCGCTGCCCAAATGCCAGTTGCTGCTGGACAGAGCCGATTCCAGCTACGCCCAGTTACTGGCCGCCTCCACACTCACCAAACTCATTCAGGGATTAAGTCTGGAGCAAAGGATTGACATTCGCAGCTATGCTCTTAACTATCTGGCCACCGTACCCAATCTGCAGCACTTTGTTGTCCAGGCCTTGGTTACTCTGCTGGCGAAGATAACCAAGTTCGGATGGTTCGATTCGTTCAAGGAGGAAATGGTGTTCCAAAACCTATTGGAAGATGTCAAAAAGTTCTTGCAG GGCTCCGTGGAGCACTGCACCATTGGCGTCCAAATTCTGTCACAACTGGTTTGTGAGATGAACTCAGTTGTCGAGATGGACGTGCACCTGTCCTTCTCCAAAAATCGCAAAATAGCCACATCGTATCGGGACCAGCAACTCTTTGAAACCTTTCTGCTATCCTGCTCTCTGCTGATCACAGCCCGTGATAATAGCAAAAACATTAACTTCATGGACGAGTCGCAGCAAGC gtTAATATCACACGTCTTACGTCTAACGAAAAATTGCCTGAGCTTCGACTTCATTGGCAGTTCCACAGATGAGTCTGCGGATGATATGAACAACGTTCAG ATACCCACAGCTTGGCGTCCTGCATTCTTAGATTCGAACACACTTAAACTCTTTTTTGATTTATACCAAATTTTGCCCAATGGTTTAGCTAGCTACTCCATATCCTGCCTGGTTCAAATGACATCTGTGCGTCGCTCTCTTTTTAGTAATTCTGAGAGAACAAAATTTCTAACGCACTTGGTAGAAGGAGTCAGAGATATTTTAAATACCCTCCAC GGCTTGAGTGACCCAGATAACTATCACGAGTTCTGCCGTTTGCTAGCTCGTCTTAAGTCTAATTATCAATTGGGTGAACTTATAGCGGTCCCATGTTATGCAGAAGCAATCCAACTAATAGCTAAGTTTACTGTCCAATCCctacat GTATGGCTTTTTGCACCGAACAGTGTACATTACTTACTCACACTTTGGCAACGCATGGTTGCGTCTGTACCATATGTAAAGTCCCCGGATCCGCATTTGCTAGGTACCTACACCCCGGAGGTTATCAAAGCCTATATTGACTCGCGCCTGGATGCTGTTCCTGTTATTGTCCGTGACAACTTGGATGATCCCCTAGACGATCTGTGTATGGTGCAGCAACAGCTGGAGCAACTGTCGGTAATCGAAAGGTGCGAGTATAACAAGACGGTTAGTCTGCTTGTCCAGCATTTCGATCAAAAAGCCCGAGAGTATGAGAACTTGCTGCAGACGCCTAACGCTAATACCATAGATATCACTATACACGAGCTACAATTAACGTGGCTGGTGTATATAATTGGGTCGGCAATAGTGGGTCGCCTCTCGGTTACGACAAGCGATGAGCATGACACAATGGACGCGGAGCTCGTGATAAGGGTCCTGCAACTGATGAGCCTCACCGATGCTCGATTGCCCCAAGCGGGTTGCGAAAAGCTGGAGCTGGCGATACTGAGCTTTTTGGACCAGGTCCGAAAAATGCATAGCAGCGAGCAGGCGCAAAAAGCCAATTTGAACAAGAGACTTAGCGAGGTCTTTGGACTGAGTGACGAGCAAATGcttttaagttttattaatCGCAAAAT aattacaaatttaaagttttgggGACGCTCTGAGCCGATTATCACCAAAACCCTGATGTTATTATCCGATCTCTCTGTGCATTTTAATTCTGTGCGCAAACTGGCACGTCTAGAAGAAGTCCAGTTTATGCTTACACATCACACAAGCGAACATTTCCCATTCCTAGGAACGAATTCCACTTTGAGCGAGATGAGATGTCGCACAATGTTCTATACTTCATTAGGCCGATTACTGATGTTCGATTTGGGCGAGGATGAAGAAAGATTCTACAATTTTTTGGAACCTTTAACAA ATCAATTCGAGTCCCTTGGCTCTGTGCTGATGGACAATAACATCTTCTCTAATGAAGAGGCTAAAAAGGCCATTATTGGCTTGGCTCGAGACCTCCGTGGATTAGCGCTGCCGCTCAACGCGCGCATTCAATACACCATGCTTTTCGAATGGTTGTATTATGCAGACTATTTGCCCATACTATTGCGTGCGATGGAGCTGTGGGCTCACGATCCTGCCGTTACGACACCAATTCTAAAATTGTTTGCCGAACTAGTGCATTGCCGCACCCAAAGGCTGGCAGGCAATGTATCCAGCCCAATGGGCATTCTCCTATTCCGCGAGGCCTCGaaactaatttgtatatacGGCAATCGCATTCTGCACCAAGAAGTTCCACGTGATCGACTTTACCCGATGAGACTGAAGGGAATTGCCATATGCTTCTTGATCTTAAAGAACTCACTTGGCGGCAACTATGTCAATTGTGGGGTATTTAAATTGTACGGAGATGATACATTGGACAGTGTACTCAATATTATCGCCAAGTTGATTCTTACCATAGAACAGAGCGATTTACTT GAATACCCAAAATTATCAACGGCCTACTACAACTTACTAAATTGTCTGTCGCAAGATCATGTTTCTTACTTGGCTGCCTTGGAGCCTGCTGCATTcgtttacattttaaaaagtcTTACCAAAGGACTGGCCGCATTAG ACTCGGCCATTTATATAAGTTGCTGCACAATTTTGGATAGTATTGTGTCGTACATTTTTAAACAGCTTCAGATGAAAG TTTCTACATTTCCAAACAAAAAGCTCCGTAGCTTAAATCAAGAAAATGCGCAATTCTTAAAG GTTGTTGAAATGAATTCTGAGTTACTCCAGAGTATGATGTCCTCATTACTGAACAACGTGTTGGCAGAGGATTGTCGAAACCAGTGGTCCATGTCACGTCCATTGCTGGTTCTCATATTACTTTATGAGGACTATTACCG ATCCTTAAAGGATAGAATTATCTGTGGTCAACCAATTGAAAAGCAACAGACAATGGCGCAATGGTTCGATGATCTGATGGTCGGCATTGAGCGAAATGTTTCCagtaaaaacaaagaaaa ATTCACACAGAATTTGTCAACATTTCGGCGCGATGTAGTTAACCTGCCAAAGTCCACAACAG GCGGTGCTGATTACATCGCGACAAACGCATCTTCAGCAGCGGATCAAAATGCGAATTCCGGGAACCATTCCATGGTTCGG AAACGAAAACGTGGGAAATAA